The Streptomyces albofaciens JCM 4342 genome has a segment encoding these proteins:
- a CDS encoding cysteine hydrolase family protein: protein MTGIAPSPSTPLRTVIGLDNQPPRLSESALLMIDFQNTYRTGVMTLDGAEPALTAAARLLERARAAGVPVVHVVNDGGENTPYDIRAHIGAISDAVAPVDGEPVVVKQFPDAFHATELEKTLSGLGVGPGSGRDLVLAGFMTHMCVTFTAQGAFRLGYRPTVVAEATATRALAAPDGTVLTAAALQTAALTTVTDLFGLVVPTVGSLRD, encoded by the coding sequence ATGACCGGCATCGCCCCGTCGCCGTCCACGCCCCTGCGCACCGTGATCGGGCTGGACAACCAGCCCCCTCGGCTGAGCGAGTCCGCCCTGCTCATGATCGACTTCCAGAACACCTACCGCACCGGCGTCATGACCCTGGACGGCGCCGAACCGGCCCTCACGGCCGCCGCCCGCCTGCTGGAACGTGCCCGCGCCGCGGGTGTCCCCGTGGTGCACGTCGTCAACGACGGCGGCGAGAACACGCCGTACGACATCCGTGCCCACATCGGTGCCATCAGCGACGCGGTGGCCCCGGTCGACGGTGAACCCGTCGTGGTCAAGCAGTTCCCCGACGCGTTCCACGCCACGGAGTTGGAGAAGACCTTGAGCGGTCTGGGCGTCGGGCCGGGCAGCGGCCGGGATCTCGTGCTGGCCGGGTTCATGACACACATGTGCGTGACCTTCACCGCGCAGGGCGCCTTCCGCCTCGGCTACCGGCCCACCGTCGTCGCCGAAGCCACCGCCACCCGCGCCCTCGCCGCTCCCGACGGCACGGTCCTGACCGCGGCCGCCCTCCAGACCGCCGCCCTGACCACCGTCACGGACCTGTTCGGTCTCGTCGTCCCGACCGTCGGCAGCCTCCGCGACTGA
- a CDS encoding dihydrodipicolinate synthase family protein gives MTTAPIPLRGIISYPVTPFATDTGEVDLAALRRLVGELVDADSHAIAPLGSAGESAYLTEGEWDAVCETTLHTVAGRLPTLVGVSHWSTAETVRRARVAARHGATALMVLAQTYWKLTEAELEQHFATVAAATGLPVMLYNNPGTTGVDLRPEKVVALARKIPNLTMVKESSGDVARFRALRDLSDGTLSVYNGSNPVALEAFRSGAVGWCTAAPCLVPRWCTELYAAATRGDEERADAVLAELLPFLRFIVGHGLPRAVKAGLEIQGRGVGWPRPPLLPLPDEETRQLRELLERLGDTEGMDVGTGVAGVE, from the coding sequence ATGACAACGGCGCCGATACCGTTACGCGGCATCATCTCCTACCCCGTCACCCCCTTCGCCACGGACACCGGCGAGGTCGACCTGGCCGCGTTGCGCCGGCTCGTCGGCGAACTGGTCGACGCCGACAGCCACGCCATCGCTCCGCTGGGCAGCGCCGGCGAAAGCGCGTACCTCACGGAGGGCGAGTGGGACGCCGTCTGCGAGACCACCCTCCACACCGTCGCCGGACGGCTGCCCACCCTGGTCGGCGTCTCGCACTGGAGCACCGCGGAAACGGTACGCCGCGCCCGCGTGGCCGCCCGCCACGGAGCCACCGCGCTCATGGTGCTGGCGCAGACGTACTGGAAACTGACCGAAGCGGAACTCGAACAGCACTTCGCCACGGTCGCGGCGGCGACCGGCCTCCCGGTGATGCTCTACAACAACCCGGGCACCACCGGAGTCGACCTCCGGCCGGAAAAGGTGGTCGCGCTCGCGCGCAAGATCCCGAACCTCACCATGGTCAAGGAGAGCTCCGGCGACGTCGCCCGCTTCCGGGCCCTCCGCGACCTGTCCGACGGGACGCTGTCGGTCTACAACGGGAGCAATCCGGTCGCACTCGAAGCCTTCCGCTCCGGCGCCGTCGGCTGGTGCACCGCGGCGCCGTGCCTCGTCCCCCGGTGGTGCACCGAGCTGTACGCCGCGGCGACGCGCGGGGACGAGGAACGGGCGGACGCGGTCCTGGCGGAGCTCCTGCCGTTCCTACGGTTCATCGTCGGCCATGGGCTGCCCCGGGCCGTCAAGGCCGGCCTGGAGATCCAGGGCCGGGGGGTCGGGTGGCCGCGGCCGCCACTGCTGCCGTTGCCGGACGAGGAGACGCGGCAGCTGCGTGAGCTGCTGGAACGGCTCGGGGACACGGAGGGCATGGACGTGGGGACGGGAGTGGCGGGGGTGGAGTGA
- a CDS encoding aldolase, translating into MANTLHDPKNVLIDRAERQMDEHFADSDLTTRQKLALTCRIAYDGGHDSGLAGQISARGQQPGTYYTQRLGLGFDEITEDNLLLVDEDLQVLEGEGMPNPANRFHTWIYRARPDVHCIIHTHALHTAALAMLEVPLVVSQVDTTPLYDDCAFLKEWPGVPVGNEEGEIISAALGDKRAILLAHHGQLVTGATVEEACNLALLIERAARLQLLAMAAGTIRPLDPALAREAHDWTSTDRRNQANFAYYARKALRNHPDCITGKVNL; encoded by the coding sequence GTGGCGAACACCCTGCACGACCCGAAGAACGTACTCATCGACCGCGCCGAGCGGCAGATGGACGAGCATTTCGCGGACTCGGACCTGACCACCCGGCAGAAGCTGGCCCTGACGTGCCGCATCGCCTACGACGGCGGGCACGACTCCGGTCTCGCCGGACAGATCAGCGCCCGCGGACAGCAGCCGGGCACCTACTACACCCAGCGCCTGGGCCTCGGCTTCGACGAGATCACCGAGGACAACCTCCTGCTGGTGGACGAGGACCTACAGGTGCTGGAAGGGGAGGGCATGCCCAACCCCGCGAACCGGTTCCACACCTGGATCTACCGGGCCCGTCCTGACGTCCACTGCATCATCCACACGCACGCCCTGCACACGGCCGCCCTCGCGATGCTCGAAGTGCCCCTCGTGGTCTCCCAGGTGGACACCACACCGCTGTACGACGACTGCGCCTTCCTCAAGGAGTGGCCGGGCGTACCGGTGGGCAACGAGGAAGGCGAGATCATCTCCGCCGCCCTCGGCGACAAGCGCGCCATCCTCCTGGCCCACCACGGCCAGCTCGTCACCGGCGCCACCGTCGAGGAAGCCTGCAACCTCGCGCTGCTCATCGAGCGCGCGGCCCGCCTCCAACTGCTCGCCATGGCGGCGGGCACCATCCGGCCGCTGGACCCGGCCCTCGCCCGCGAGGCCCATGACTGGACCTCCACGGACCGGCGCAACCAGGCGAACTTCGCCTACTACGCGCGCAAGGCACTCCGCAACCACCCCGACTGCATCACGGGCAAGGTGAACCTCTGA